The genomic stretch CGCGACGATCAGGTGACCTGATCGTCGCGGGGCGGTCGGTCACACCGCGTCGAGGACCTCGTCGCGGGTGAACCCGAGCACCTGCAGCACGGCGTCGAGGTACGGCTGGTTGAGCGCCGTGTGCGCCTGCGCCCGCACGAACGGCTTGGCGTTGAAGGCGATGCCGAGGCCGGCGGCGTTGAGCATGTCCAGGTCGTTGGCGCCGTCACCCACGGCGACCGTCTGCTCGAGCGGGATGCCGTACTCGGCGGCGAACCGGGCCAGGGCACGAGCCTTGCCGGGGCGGTCGACGATCTCCCCCACCAGGCCGCCGGTGAGCTTGCCGTCGACGACCTCGAGGGTGTTCGCGGCGGCGAAGTCCAGGCCGAGGGTCCGCGCCAGTGGATCGGTGATCTGGGTGAAGCCGCCGCTGACGATGCCGCAGCGGAAGCCGAGCCGCTGGAGGGTCCGGATCAGCGTCCGCGCCCCGGGGGTCAGCTCCAGCGCCTCGCGCACCTCGTCGAGCACCTCGACCGGCAGCCCGGCCAGGACGCCGACCCGCGCGCGCAGCGACTCGGCGAAGTCCAGCTCGCCGTTCATGGCGGCCGCCGTGATCCGGGCGACCTCGGCCTCCCGGCCAGCCTTCGCGGCGAGCTCGTCGATGACCTCGCCACGGACCAGCGTCGAGTCGACGTCCAGCACGATCAGCCGCTTGCTGCGCCGCGCCAGACCGGCCTGCTCGACCGCGATGTCGGCACCCGTCTCGGCCGCGACCGACGCCAGCGCGGTGCGCAGCGCAGTGGCCTCCGCGCCGACCACGGTCAGCTCGATGCTGGTGACCGGGTAGTCCGACAACCGCCGGATGGCGTCGATGTTGCCGCCGATGCCGGCGATCGCCCGCGCGGCACCGGCCACCGCGTCGGGCGGCACCGGGCGCCCCAGCACGATGACGTGGTGCGGCCGGTTCACCGGCTCCGGGAGCGGCTCCCCCACCGACGCCGACTCGACGGTCACCTCAAGCCCGGTGTCGGCGGCGACCTCCGCGGCGACCTTGCCCAGGTGGGCCAGCAGCGCCTCGCCGTCCGCCGCCGGTACGGCGTCCGTGGCCAGCGCCGCGACCACGACGCCGAGCACCAGGTGCCCGTGGACGACCACCTGCTCCACGTCGAGCACCTCGACCGCGGGGGCGCCCCCGTCGGTGGCGGCGAGCGCGGAGAACAGCCGGGCGGTGACGCCGGGCCGGTCGTCGCCCGACACCGTGAGCACCGCCTGGGCCGTCAGCAGGGGCGGTACGGCAGCAGCGCGGGGCGTCGGATCGAGCGGCACCCGGTCATCCTCCCGCACCGGCAGCGCTGAACCGCAGAGGCCCAGAACCACCAGGGTTCTGGGCCTCTCCGGTTCGACGGTCCGATCGGACCGTCGATCCTGCTGCTACGTCGGGTCGGGGTCGTTCGGGCCCTGCCGCGGCCCGGTGCCGCCGACGAGCTCGCTGGCGTAGGGCGCGTGCCGCTTGCCCGAGTGCGCCTCGTCCTGCAGGCGCTGGAGCAGGTGCGGGTAGTGCGCCTCGAACGCCGGCCGCTCGGAGCGGATCTTCGGGATCTCGACGAAGTTGTGCCGCGGCGGCGGGGACGCGGTCGCCCACTCCAGCGAGTTGCCGTGACCCCAGGGGTCGTCGCGCAGCGCCAGACGCCCGTACTTCCAGGACTTCGCGACGTTGTACAGGAACGGGATGGTGGCCGCCCCCAGCACGAACGAGAAGACCGTGGAGATGGCGTGCATCGTCGTGAACGCGTCCGTCGGGAGGTAGTCCACGTAGCGGCGGGGCATGCCCTCGTTGCCCAGCCAGTGCTGGATCAGGAACGTGCCGTGGAAGCCGATGAACGTCAGCCAGAAGTGCAGCTTGCCCAGCCGCTCGTCCATCATCCGGCCGCACATCTTCGGGAACCAGAAGTAGATGCCGGCGTAGGCGGCGAACACCACGGTGCCGAAGACGACGTAGTGGAAGTGAGCGACGACGAAGTAGCTGTCGTTGAGGTGGAAGTCCAGCGGCGGGCTGGCCAGCAGGACGCCGGTCAGGCCGCCCAGCAGGAAGGTGACCATGAAGCCGACCGACCACAGCATCGGCGTCTCGAAGGTCAGCGCGCCCCGCCACATGGTGCCGATCCAGTTGAAGAACTTGATGCCCGTGGGAACGGCGATCAGGTAGGTCAGGAAGGCGAAGAACGGCAGTAGGACGGCGCCGGTGGCGTACATGTGGTGCGCCCACACGGCCAGGGAGAGCGCGCCGATGGCGATCGTCGCGAAGACCATGCCCTTGTAGCCGAACAGCGGCTTGCGGCTGAAGACCGGGATGACCTCGGTGATGATGCCGAAGAACGGCAGCGCGATGATGTAGACCTCGGGGTGCCCGAAGAACCAGAACAGGTGCTGCCACAGCATCGGGCCGCCGTTCTCGTCGGAGTAGATGAGCGCTCCGAGGTGGCGGTCGGCCAGCATGCCGAAGATCGCGGCGGTCAGGATCGGGAAGGCGAAGAGCACCAGGACGCTGGTGATCAGCGTGTTCCAGGTGAAGATCGGCATCCGGAACAGGGTCATGCCGGGTGCCCGCAGGCAGACGATCGTGGTGATGAAGTTGACCGCGCCGAGGATCGTGCCCAGGCCGCTGACGGCCAGGCCGGCGAACCACAGGTTGGCGCCGGCGCCCGGCGAGTGGACGCCGTTGGACAGCGGCGCGTAGGCGTACCAGCCGAAGTCGGCGGCGCCCCCCGGCGTCAGGAAGCCACCGACGGCGATCAGGCTGCCGAAGAAGAACAACCAGAACGACAGCGCGTTCATCCGCGGGAACGCCACGTCGGGCGAGCCGATCTGCAGCGGCATGATCAGGTTGGAGAACGCGAAGAACAGCGGCGTCGCGAACATCAGCAGCATCACCGTGCCGTGCATGGTGACCAGCTGGTTGTACTGCTCCGGCGAGAGGAACTGCAGCCCCGTCTGTCCCAGCTCGCCGCGCATCAGCATCGCCATGAGGCCACCGGCGAGGAAGTACGCGAACGAGGTGACCAGGTACATCAGGCCGATGGTCTTGTGGTCGGTGGTCCGCAGGAGGTTGGACAGCCGCGAGCCCTTGGCGGCCACATGGACCGGGCTCGGCCGACTCACGATGGGCGCCGGTGCAATCGTCACGGTTCCGGAGCTTAGACGGTCCTCAACCGGCACCTCGGCCCCCTCACCCGGCGGGTCGGTAGCTGGCCACCTGGACGGAGATCGTGACCCGGACCGGCTCCGGACGGCCGGCCAGCGACCGCGCGAGCTCGTCCTGGGCGAGGTGCCGGGCGTGCGGCCCCATCCCGACGAGGGTGGCGACCGCGCGCCGGTCCAGGAGCAGTTCCTCGCGGTGGACGGTCGTCGCGAGCGGCACCAGGTGCGGTTCGAGCGACGCCGCGAGCCGGGCGGCCTTCTCGGGATCGACCCGCAGCAGGCCGAGCGGAGCGACCAGCTCGCCGAGGTGGTCCGGCTCGGGCGTCACGACCACGAGCCGGCCCTCCGGCCGCAGCACGCGGGCGGTCTCGGGCCCGTTGCGCGGCGCGAAGACGACGAGGGCGCGATCGACCACGGCGTCGGCGAGCGGCAGCCGGGCCCACGTGTCGGCGACGACCGCTACTGCCCGGGGATGCGCGCGAGCGGCGCGGCGTGCGGCGTACCGCGAGGAGTCGAGGACGACGCCCACCGCCGCCGGCAGCCGCTCCAGGACACCGGCCAGGTGGTGACCCGTGCCACCGCCGAGATCCAGCACCGTCCGCACCCGGGGTCCGGCCGCGACCGCGTCGGCGAGGACCCGCGTGACGCCGGCGTAGTGCCCGGCCTCGAGGAAGGCGACCCGGTCGGCGACCATCTCCGCGTCGTCGCCCGACGGCGGTCGATGACCGGGCGGCAGGAGCGTCACGTGGCCCTGCCGGGCACGGTCGAACAGGTGCCCCTCCGGGCAGCGCAGGGCCGACCCGTCGTCGGTGGCGGCCAGCGGGGCGGCGCGCACCGGGCAGGACAGCAGCGCCACCGCCCGCGGCTCCAGGGGAGGTCTCACCGTCGGGGCGGGACGGCGTGGAATACGACGTCGCGCAGCGCGCCGCTGTCCGCGACGGCTGTGACGTAGGTGCCGTGGGGCTGGCGGCGCCGATCGGTCGGTGAACCGGGGTTGATCAGCCGCAGCCCGTTCGGCGCCGTCGTGTCCCAGGGGATGTGGCTGTGGCCGAAGACCAGGACGTCGGTGTCGGGGAAGCGGCTCGCGCAGCGCTGCTCGCGCCCCTTGGCGTCCCCGGTCTCGTGGACGACGGCGAGGCGGATGCCCTCGATCTCGGCGCGGGCGACCTCCGGCAGCCGCCGGTGGAACGGCCCGTGGTCGTTGTTGCCGTACACGGCGACCAGCCGCCTGGCGCGTTCCTCGAACCGGTCCAGCAGGGCGACGTCGACCCAGTCACCGGCGTGCACGACGACGTCGGCGGCGTCGATCGCGGCCCAGAGGCCGTCAGGTAGGTCGCGCGCCCGCTTGGGGACGTGCGTGTCGGCGGTCAACACCAGGGAAAGTGGCACGACCCGATGCTCGCAGGCCGACGAGCGCACGAGCAGCGCTGGCTGGCGCTGGACGTCAGCGCACCCCGTTCTGGTCGGCCAGGGCCTTGAGCCGGGCGTTGTAGGCCTCGCGCTCGGCGTCGCCGCTGCGCTCGGCGGCCCGGTCCAGGGCGCGGGCGCGGCGGTCGTCGGACGACGCCCAGGAGAAGAAGACGACGGCCAGCACCAGCACGGTGGGCAGCTCGCCGAACGCCCAGACGATGCCGCCCGCGACGCCCTGGTCCCGCAGCGGGTCGATGCCCCACCCGGACGGCGGCTGCGCGAACGTGTCCACGACCAGCGAGCCGGCCAGCATGATCGCCACGCCGAAGAAGGCGTGGAAGGGCACCGGCAGGAAGAGCTCGAGCATCCGGCCCGGGTGCGTGAGGGTCCGGGGCCACGGATCCTGGGCGACGATCGGCCCGAAGAAGAGGAGCCCGGTCACCACGAAGTGGGCCAGCATCAACTGGTGCCCGATGGGGTTGCCCATCAGGGCGTCGAACAGCGGCGTGAAGTAGACGCCGTACAGGCTCGCGATGAACAGCGGCACGGTGAACAGCGGGTGCGCCACGAACCGCGCGAACGGGCTGTGCAGCGCGCCCAGCAGGAGCGCCCGCGGCGCTCCAGCCGTGCCCCGGCCCCGGGGCAGCGCGCGCAGGGCCAGCGTCACCGGGGCCGCGAGGAGCAGCAGCAGCGGCGTGATGAGCGACAGGACCATGTGCTGGGTCATGTGCACGCTGAACAGCACCATGCTGTAGCCGTTCAGCCAGGTGCCGGTGACGGCGAACAGCGACAGGCAGCCCGCGATCCAGGCGAGGGTCCGCCACCACGGCCAGCGCACCCCCGAGCGGCCCAGGGCGAGGACCCCCACCAGGTAGGCGGCCAGGGCGAGGACGCCGAGCACGGGGACCACCGACCACGGGTCGAGGTGCGGCAGGAACATCCGCCCCCAGGTGGGTGGCTCGTCGGGCACCCACATGCCCGAATGGTGTCCATGGTCCACGAACACACTCTCCCAGAAAGGACCCCGTCCTCCCCAACCCTCGCGAGCTCGGGCCGGGACCCGGGACGGGGCCTACTCGTGGACCGGCGCCTCGTGGTCGGCGTGCGTCCCGGCCTCGAGCTGGAACGTGCAGTGCGCCATGTCGAAGTGCTCGCCGAGGCATTCGCACAGCGCGTCGAGCACCCGTCCGCCGTGGCCGGCGGCCAGCGCCTCGTCGGTGACCACGACGTGGGCGGAGAGGACGGGGGCCCCGGACGTGATGGTCCACGCGTGCAGGTCGTGCACGCCGATGACGCCGTCCACCCCGAGGATGTGGCGCCGGACGGAGTCGAGGTCCACGCCCCGGGGCGCGGCCTCCAGCAGCACGTCGAGCGCCTCCCGGAGCAGGTGCCAGGCGCGCGGCAGGACGAGGCCGCCGATCGCGACGGAGGCGACGATGTCGGCCGGCGTCCAGCCGGTCGTCATGATGACGACGGCCGCCACGATCACCGCCACCGAACCCAGCGCGTCGGCGAGGACCTCGAGGTATGCCCCCCGCATGTTCAGCGAGCCGCTCTGGTCACCGTGCAGGACCCCGAGGGAGACCAGGTTCACCGCGAGGCCGACCAGGGCGATGGCGAGCATCAGCCCCGACCCGATCTCCGGCGGGTGCCCGATCCGCCGGACGGCCTCCACGAGCACGTAGCCGGCGACGGCGAGCAGGAGCACCCCGTTGGCCACCGCGGCGAGGATCTCCAGCCGCTGCCAGCCGAAGGTCCGGCGTCCGCGGGGTGCCCGCTGGGCGAGCGTGACGGCGCCGAGGGCGAGCGCGATGCCGACGGCATCGGTGGCCATGTGCCCGGCGTCGGCGAGCAGCGCCAGGGAGCCGGACACCATCGCGCCCACGACCTCGGCCGCGAGGACGGCGAGGGTCATCACTAGGACGACGAGCAGCCGTCGTCGCCGACCACCGGCACCGGCGGCCGGCGCGTGGCTGTGGCCGTGCCCCATCGACCGCCCTCCCCTGCGCTGGACCCGACCCCGAAGTGTGCCCCACGCAGCGACGCCCCCCGCCCGGGTCGGGCGGGGGGCGTCGTCGTCGGCGCGTCGGGTCAGATGGGGACGCCGCGCTCCCGGAGGTACGGGATGGGGTCGACCTTCTGCCCGTCGATGCCGCCGATGTGCACCTCGAAGTGCAGGTGCGGCCCGGTGGACTGGCCGCGGTTGCCCAGCAGCGCGATCGTCTCGCCGGCCTTCACGACCTGACCGGGCTCGACGAGGATCTGGTCCATGTGGCCGTAGACCGTGACGTCCCCGTTGGCGTGCTGGATGTACACGGCCAGGCCGAAGCCGCTGGCGGGGCCGGCCTCGAGCACCACGCCGTCCATGGCCGCGTACTCGGGGGTGTGCATGGGCGCGGCCAGGTCGATGCCGCCGTGGAGCGTGCCCCACCGCGGACCGAACCCGCTCGTGAGCCGCGCGCCCTGCACCGGCAGGACGGCCTTGGGGCGGGCGGCCTCGGCGGCGGCCGCGGCGGCGGCCTTGTCGGCCTCGGCCTGGACGTGGGCGGCTGCGGCCTGCTCGGCGTCACGGACGTCGCGGCTGGCGGCGAGCACGCTCAGCCGGCGAGTGGCGTCGAGGGCGGTGATCTGCTCGCTCGGAGCTGCCTCGATGCCCAGCTCCTGGGCGACGCTGACCGAGTGGCTGACCGTGGACGTGGCCTGGGCGGCGGGGTCACCCGAGGCGAAGCCGCTGACGCTCAACGCGCCGACGAGCGCGGCGGCGAGGTAGAGCGAGGGACGCTTGCGGATCTGCGGCGGACGGCGGAGGAACCTCGCCCGGCGGCCCTCGGCGACCGTCGCGACGACCTCGGTCGCCTGTTCCACCTCGATGACCGGCGCGGGCGCCGGGACGACCGCGGCCTCGGCAGGACGAGCCTCGGCGGAACGCTTGTAGGGCGTCGGCCGGACGGCGGTCGTCGTGGACTCCGGCGACGTCGTCGTCTTGGCCGTCGCCGTCTTGGCCGTCGCCGTCTTGGCCGTCGTCGTCTTGGCCGTCGTCGTCTTGGCCGTCGCGGTCTTGGCCGTCGCGGTCCTCGCTGCGGTCGGCTTCGTCGTCGTCTTGGCCGTCGCGGTCTTGGCCGTCGCGGTCTTGGCCGTCGCGGTCTTGGCCGTCGCGGTCTTGGCCGTTGCGGTCCTCGCTGCGGTCGGCTTCGTCGTCGCGGGCTCGGTCGGTCCGGTGGGACGGGCGGTCGCGGCGCGGGCCGCCACCTTCGCGGCGGCGGCCTTGGCGGCACCCCCCGCCTTGGCGCTGACGGCCTTCGCCGTCGCGGCGCCCGCCGTGGCGGCCCTCGCCGAGGCAGCCTTCGTGGTCGCCGTGCCGGCGGCCTTCGCGCGAGCGGCCAGCGTGCCGGCTGCGGCAGCGGCCTTGACGCCGGCGACCCGCCGGCTACGAGCGGCGGGTACGGGCCCGCCGGTGGTCGTGGACGCGGGACCCTCGCTCTGCGCCTTCCCCCGGCGCGGCGTCGGGACCTCGTTCGGGACCTTCTTCTCGGCCGGCTTCCGCGAGCTGCCACGGGCGCTGGTGAGGGCCGAACCGGTTCCCTTGACGGGCTCGCGTCCCTCGGCGAGAAGGTGGTCCTGGTGGAGCGAACTCATGCACCTGACTTCCGTTGGCGGACAAGACACAGCGGCCCCCGGGGAGAGGAGCGGGGCCCATGTAAACATGTCGTGACCGTTTCGTGATGTGAGATCCAGGGAATAGCGGCCCTCTTCTGTGGGCTGGTTCACAAACCTTCAACCATGTATTTCTGCTCTCCGTAGAACGTCCATCACGCTGCGTCAAGGGCGCGCCGCATCTCGTTGAAAGTGGCGCGATTCAGGTCACGACAGGGCAGAAGCCCTTGTGCAGGGGCCGAATCCCGGTCCGATAGAGGGAGTTCTCCGAATGCGCGCAGTGACCTGGCACGGGCGAGCGGACGTCCGCGTCGACACCGTTCCCGACCCCGTCATCCACGAGCCGACCGACGTCATCATCGAAGTGACCTCGAGCGGGATCTGCGGGTCGGACCTGCACCTGATCGAGGTGATGGCGCCGTTCATGAGCGTCGGCGACGTCATGGGCCACGAGCCGATGGGCATCGTCCGCGAGGTCGGATCCGAGGTCACGAACGTGCGGCCGGGTGACCGCGTCGTCATCCCGTTCAACATCTCCTGCGGCACCTGCTGGATGTGCTCCCAGGGTCTGCAGTCGCAGTGCGAGACCACGCAGAACCGCGACCAGGGCTTCGGCGCGTCCCTGTTCGGCTACACCAAGCTCTACGGCCAGGTGCCCGGCGGCCAGGCCGAGTACCTGCGGGTGCCCTTCGGCAACACGCTGCCGATCAAGGTGCCGGAGGGACTGCCCGACGACCGCTTCGTCTACCTCTCCGACGTGCTGCCCACGGCCTGGCAGGCGGTGCAGTACGCCGGGGTCCCGCAGGCGAAGAGCGTCCTCGTCCTCGGGCTCGGCCCCATCGGCGACATGTGCACGAGGCTGGCCCAGCACCTCGGCGCGACCCAGGTGCTCGCCGCCGACGTCGTCCCCGAGCGGAACGCACGGGCACGGGCGCGGGGGTCGAGGTCATCGACTCCACCAAGCAGGCAGACGTCGTCCGCGCCGTCCGTGACGCCACCGACGGGCGCGGGCCGGACGCCGTGATCGACGCCGTCGGCATGGAGGCGCACGGCTCGCCCCTCGCCAGCTTCGCCCAGAAGGCGACGGCGGTCGTCCCCGACGCGATCATGGAGAAGGTCATGCAGGTAGCCGGCGTCGACCGTCTGGCGGCCCTGAACACCGCCATCGAGGCGGTCCGCCGCGGCGGCACCATCTCGCTCTCGGGCGTCTACGGCGGCGCGACCGACCCGCTCCCCCTCATGCGCATGTTCGACAAGCAGATCCAGCTGCGCATGGGTCAGGCCAACGTGTGGCGCTGGGTGCCCGACATCCTGCCGCTGCTGACCGAGGGCGACCCGTTCGGCGTCGACGACTTCGCGACCCACCACGTGCCGCTCGAG from Blastococcus sp. PRF04-17 encodes the following:
- the serB gene encoding phosphoserine phosphatase SerB, whose product is MPLDPTPRAAAVPPLLTAQAVLTVSGDDRPGVTARLFSALAATDGGAPAVEVLDVEQVVVHGHLVLGVVVAALATDAVPAADGEALLAHLGKVAAEVAADTGLEVTVESASVGEPLPEPVNRPHHVIVLGRPVPPDAVAGAARAIAGIGGNIDAIRRLSDYPVTSIELTVVGAEATALRTALASVAAETGADIAVEQAGLARRSKRLIVLDVDSTLVRGEVIDELAAKAGREAEVARITAAAMNGELDFAESLRARVGVLAGLPVEVLDEVREALELTPGARTLIRTLQRLGFRCGIVSGGFTQITDPLARTLGLDFAAANTLEVVDGKLTGGLVGEIVDRPGKARALARFAAEYGIPLEQTVAVGDGANDLDMLNAAGLGIAFNAKPFVRAQAHTALNQPYLDAVLQVLGFTRDEVLDAV
- a CDS encoding alcohol dehydrogenase catalytic domain-containing protein; its protein translation is MRAVTWHGRADVRVDTVPDPVIHEPTDVIIEVTSSGICGSDLHLIEVMAPFMSVGDVMGHEPMGIVREVGSEVTNVRPGDRVVIPFNISCGTCWMCSQGLQSQCETTQNRDQGFGASLFGYTKLYGQVPGGQAEYLRVPFGNTLPIKVPEGLPDDRFVYLSDVLPTAWQAVQYAGVPQAKSVLVLGLGPIGDMCTRLAQHLGATQVLAADVVPERNARARARGSRSSTPPSRQTSSAPSVTPPTGAGRTP
- the ctaD gene encoding aa3-type cytochrome oxidase subunit I, with protein sequence MSRPSPVHVAAKGSRLSNLLRTTDHKTIGLMYLVTSFAYFLAGGLMAMLMRGELGQTGLQFLSPEQYNQLVTMHGTVMLLMFATPLFFAFSNLIMPLQIGSPDVAFPRMNALSFWLFFFGSLIAVGGFLTPGGAADFGWYAYAPLSNGVHSPGAGANLWFAGLAVSGLGTILGAVNFITTIVCLRAPGMTLFRMPIFTWNTLITSVLVLFAFPILTAAIFGMLADRHLGALIYSDENGGPMLWQHLFWFFGHPEVYIIALPFFGIITEVIPVFSRKPLFGYKGMVFATIAIGALSLAVWAHHMYATGAVLLPFFAFLTYLIAVPTGIKFFNWIGTMWRGALTFETPMLWSVGFMVTFLLGGLTGVLLASPPLDFHLNDSYFVVAHFHYVVFGTVVFAAYAGIYFWFPKMCGRMMDERLGKLHFWLTFIGFHGTFLIQHWLGNEGMPRRYVDYLPTDAFTTMHAISTVFSFVLGAATIPFLYNVAKSWKYGRLALRDDPWGHGNSLEWATASPPPRHNFVEIPKIRSERPAFEAHYPHLLQRLQDEAHSGKRHAPYASELVGGTGPRQGPNDPDPT
- a CDS encoding cytochrome c oxidase assembly protein; the protein is MWVPDEPPTWGRMFLPHLDPWSVVPVLGVLALAAYLVGVLALGRSGVRWPWWRTLAWIAGCLSLFAVTGTWLNGYSMVLFSVHMTQHMVLSLITPLLLLLAAPVTLALRALPRGRGTAGAPRALLLGALHSPFARFVAHPLFTVPLFIASLYGVYFTPLFDALMGNPIGHQLMLAHFVVTGLLFFGPIVAQDPWPRTLTHPGRMLELFLPVPFHAFFGVAIMLAGSLVVDTFAQPPSGWGIDPLRDQGVAGGIVWAFGELPTVLVLAVVFFSWASSDDRRARALDRAAERSGDAEREAYNARLKALADQNGVR
- a CDS encoding metallophosphoesterase family protein; the protein is MLTADTHVPKRARDLPDGLWAAIDAADVVVHAGDWVDVALLDRFEERARRLVAVYGNNDHGPFHRRLPEVARAEIEGIRLAVVHETGDAKGREQRCASRFPDTDVLVFGHSHIPWDTTAPNGLRLINPGSPTDRRRQPHGTYVTAVADSGALRDVVFHAVPPRR
- a CDS encoding M23 family metallopeptidase, which encodes MSSLHQDHLLAEGREPVKGTGSALTSARGSSRKPAEKKVPNEVPTPRRGKAQSEGPASTTTGGPVPAARSRRVAGVKAAAAAGTLAARAKAAGTATTKAASARAATAGAATAKAVSAKAGGAAKAAAAKVAARAATARPTGPTEPATTKPTAARTATAKTATAKTATAKTATAKTATAKTTTKPTAARTATAKTATAKTTTAKTTTAKTATAKTATAKTTTSPESTTTAVRPTPYKRSAEARPAEAAVVPAPAPVIEVEQATEVVATVAEGRRARFLRRPPQIRKRPSLYLAAALVGALSVSGFASGDPAAQATSTVSHSVSVAQELGIEAAPSEQITALDATRRLSVLAASRDVRDAEQAAAAHVQAEADKAAAAAAAEAARPKAVLPVQGARLTSGFGPRWGTLHGGIDLAAPMHTPEYAAMDGVVLEAGPASGFGLAVYIQHANGDVTVYGHMDQILVEPGQVVKAGETIALLGNRGQSTGPHLHFEVHIGGIDGQKVDPIPYLRERGVPI
- a CDS encoding cation diffusion facilitator family transporter; protein product: MGHGHSHAPAAGAGGRRRRLLVVLVMTLAVLAAEVVGAMVSGSLALLADAGHMATDAVGIALALGAVTLAQRAPRGRRTFGWQRLEILAAVANGVLLLAVAGYVLVEAVRRIGHPPEIGSGLMLAIALVGLAVNLVSLGVLHGDQSGSLNMRGAYLEVLADALGSVAVIVAAVVIMTTGWTPADIVASVAIGGLVLPRAWHLLREALDVLLEAAPRGVDLDSVRRHILGVDGVIGVHDLHAWTITSGAPVLSAHVVVTDEALAAGHGGRVLDALCECLGEHFDMAHCTFQLEAGTHADHEAPVHE
- a CDS encoding putative RNA methyltransferase — encoded protein: MEPRAVALLSCPVRAAPLAATDDGSALRCPEGHLFDRARQGHVTLLPPGHRPPSGDDAEMVADRVAFLEAGHYAGVTRVLADAVAAGPRVRTVLDLGGGTGHHLAGVLERLPAAVGVVLDSSRYAARRAARAHPRAVAVVADTWARLPLADAVVDRALVVFAPRNGPETARVLRPEGRLVVVTPEPDHLGELVAPLGLLRVDPEKAARLAASLEPHLVPLATTVHREELLLDRRAVATLVGMGPHARHLAQDELARSLAGRPEPVRVTISVQVASYRPAG